Proteins encoded by one window of Fimbriiglobus ruber:
- a CDS encoding CTP synthase, whose translation MAKHIFVTGGVVSSLGKGLTSASIGMLLERRGLKVRMQKFDPYINVDPGTMSPYQHGEVYVLDDGAETDLDLGHYERFTNAHLDRDCNYTTGKIYLSIINKERNGDYRGKTVQVIPHVTDEIKSCIRKLVTPDVDVVITEIGGTVGDIEAMPYFEAIRQFALDVGKANCQFIHLTLVPYLKAAGELKTKPTQHSVRELRAIGIQPDILICRTEKDIPKDECDKIALMCNVERRAVFEEKDKEFSIYEVPLSFVHKKMDELIIEKLNLTARPLEIADWELMLERMRTPTNEVTIAFVGKYVRHRDAYKSVYEALDHAGIAHHAKIKVARFEAEKVEQEGAAKLLSNVDGILVPGGFDKRGTPGKIEAIKFARENNIPFFGICLGLQCATIEFARNVLGLADANSTEFNKETPDPVVCLLDAQRKITQIGGTMRLGAYDCKLTPGCRAHAAFRSTLISERHRHRYEVNNDYRERLEAAGLLISGTSPDGSLVEVIELPNHPWFVAVQSHPEFKSKPTQSHPLFRDFIGAALEHRLARKEEARARQTVVAG comes from the coding sequence ATGGCGAAGCATATTTTCGTGACCGGCGGCGTGGTCAGTTCCCTCGGAAAGGGGCTCACCTCGGCGTCGATCGGTATGCTACTGGAAAGGCGCGGGCTCAAAGTCCGGATGCAGAAGTTCGACCCGTACATCAACGTCGACCCCGGGACCATGAGCCCGTACCAGCACGGCGAAGTGTACGTCCTCGACGACGGGGCCGAAACCGACCTCGACCTCGGCCACTATGAGCGGTTCACCAACGCCCACCTCGACCGCGACTGCAACTACACGACCGGCAAGATCTACCTCTCGATCATCAACAAAGAACGCAATGGCGACTACCGCGGGAAGACCGTCCAGGTGATCCCGCACGTGACGGACGAGATCAAGTCGTGCATCCGCAAGCTGGTCACGCCGGACGTGGACGTGGTCATCACCGAGATCGGCGGGACCGTCGGCGACATCGAGGCGATGCCGTATTTCGAGGCCATCCGCCAGTTCGCGCTCGACGTGGGCAAGGCGAACTGCCAGTTCATCCACCTGACGCTGGTTCCCTATCTGAAGGCAGCAGGCGAGTTGAAGACCAAGCCGACGCAACACAGCGTCCGCGAACTGCGGGCGATCGGGATTCAGCCGGACATTCTGATCTGCCGGACCGAGAAGGACATCCCCAAGGACGAGTGCGACAAGATCGCCCTCATGTGCAACGTCGAGCGGCGGGCGGTTTTCGAGGAGAAAGACAAGGAATTCAGCATTTACGAAGTCCCGCTCAGCTTCGTCCACAAAAAGATGGACGAGCTGATCATCGAAAAACTGAACCTGACTGCGCGGCCACTCGAAATCGCCGATTGGGAATTGATGCTGGAGCGCATGCGGACGCCCACCAACGAGGTGACGATCGCCTTCGTCGGCAAGTACGTCCGGCACCGCGACGCGTACAAGTCCGTTTACGAGGCACTCGATCACGCCGGCATCGCGCACCACGCCAAGATCAAGGTCGCGCGGTTTGAGGCCGAGAAGGTCGAGCAGGAAGGCGCGGCGAAACTCCTGAGCAACGTCGACGGGATTCTCGTCCCCGGCGGGTTCGACAAACGGGGCACGCCGGGGAAGATCGAGGCGATCAAGTTCGCCCGCGAGAACAACATCCCCTTCTTCGGCATCTGCCTCGGCCTCCAGTGCGCGACGATCGAGTTCGCCCGCAACGTCCTCGGCCTGGCGGACGCGAACTCGACCGAGTTCAACAAGGAAACCCCTGACCCGGTCGTCTGCCTGCTGGACGCCCAACGGAAGATCACCCAGATCGGCGGTACGATGCGGCTCGGGGCTTACGACTGCAAACTGACGCCGGGCTGCCGGGCCCACGCCGCCTTCCGATCCACTCTGATTTCCGAACGGCACCGGCACCGGTACGAGGTGAATAACGACTACCGCGAGCGGCTCGAAGCGGCCGGCCTGCTGATCTCGGGGACCAGCCCGGACGGATCATTGGTCGAAGTCATCGAGTTGCCGAACCACCCGTGGTTCGTGGCCGTCCAGAGCCACCCCGAGTTCAAGTCGAAGCCCACACAATCCCACCCGCTCTTCCGCGACTTCATCGGTGCGGCGCTCGAACACCGGCTGGCCCGAAAAGAAGAAGCGCGAGCGCGACAGACGGTCGTGGCCGGTTAA